The segment TTCCTCCCAGCCAACAGTCCAGCTGTCGGCTCTGATAAACCCGCCTCAGACCCACCAGGAACTGAACCGTAAACCTTACTTCACTCCCAACAGACCAAAATAAACCAGTTTTATGCTCCTCCACAGCCTTAAATATATCGCTGATGGAAACCCGGTAGCTGTCCTCGTTTTTGAATGGTTCCACGCTGGAGCCCGGTTTAAATGGGTTGGTTAGCGGGACAGCTGAAACAGTATTTCGTCTGTGGTCCAGTGTGCTCCACATCCGTGTCCCGCGGCGGCCATCCAAACAGCCACGAGGAGCCCTAAGCAGTCTGTGACGACTCGCACTCGTGCAGAATCCACAGCGCGCGAGCAGAACTTTGGAAGACTCCATTCTGCAGCTGTCTTAgatcaggaaaagaaaaataaatcgcAACATTTTTTCACAGCATGTTGTCATTCCTGGCGATCTTCCGGTGCCAGAGCGggaacctccccccccccccccccccctcctccgctcAGTCTACTGGGCCCTGGAAGATTAGTTTGGACCAGCCCTGGGTGAGGCCAAGCTGGGAGGCACAGAAGGGGCACGCGGCGTGGAAAGCGTGGGTGCCGTGGGGAAGAGGAATCTCCGCCCAGTACCTCACCGACTTCTCGGAGCACACATGTCCACATGGCACGAAGGCGTGCGTGGGTGCGCCCGTGTCCACGTAGAACGCCGCCTCACATCCCAACCACAGCGGCACGTAGGGCCCGACCACGCGGCACATGGGACACTCCCGCTGAGCGTTGGGCTCCTGCTCAGAGCGGTGGCCCCAGTTATGGTAGCCGTGCACGTGGCCGCAGGCCAAGTAGACCCAcggctgcttctcctccagTGAGGAGAAGGCGCGGCTGcgttgcatgctgggaaaggcCAGCGTGTTGAGACCCACGGGGCACTGGGGCCGCGCTGCGTTGATCTCCTGTCTGAGAGCCTCCAGATGCTTTTGGGTGGGGGTGTGAAAGAGGCCTTCGGCGGTGCGCCACAGCAGGGTGGCGCCGCACAGATCGACCAGGGAGCcgtcctgcagcgtgttgctctCGTTCTCCACCTGCACGGGACGATGCGGCATGCGCACATTCAGCTTCAACCGTGTTTGTGCTTTGTGAAGTGAGAAACATCTGTTAAGTGCTGTCGTCATACTTCGGTTGCTGGTTCTATGACGCCACTGACCAGTTTGCCCGAGGTCTGTGCCGAGCGGGTCTCCCTCAGGGTGTAAACGTCCCCACAGACGGAGATCTCTCTCCAGACGCCGGGCTTCGACTCTTCCGTGAACCCGCCTTTCGGGTGCATCACCAGCACGCCATTGGTCGTTAGTCCGTCCATATGACCGTCAGGGTTCTTCCATTTAGCCGCTTTTTCCTGTTGGCAAGACGGAACATAATGATGCATGTTAATGTAGCGTGTGCCGTAGCGCCACAGCTAAAACGAATTATCTCGTTGGACTGAGAAAGGGACAAAGTGGACATTAAGACAGCGATGTAAACAGAGAGAGAGTAAATCTGCCGTGGAGCCTGAATAGCGATTACCCCGAGGAAGATGTTCTTGGATGAATCAAAGCCAGCGGCGTAGATGCGAGCAGTGAAGGGCGGGTTACGCTCACACACGACCCGACAGGCGAAGCGGGAGATGGTGCTCTGAGTGATGGGAGCGTCCGCTCCCTCCTGGCCTCCTGCTATCGTGTCGGTCACCACGAAGTCGATGGGACTCTCGGTGGAACGGCCAATCTACGAAGCAAAACAGGAACAAATTAATTTTGCTATATTTGTAAtgtaaaaatctttttttttagttgctGCCCGAATCAAAAGAAGgttattcgggggggggggtacctgaaacatgtctgtgtctttgtcaTGGCTGTACTCCACCACCACCGTCTGGTTTCTCGACAGCGTGTAGGAGATGCTGTGTTGACCTTTACAGTTCACCGcctgaaagacagaaagaacgCCTTACAGAATGTGCCTCTGCAGCAAAATGAGGCAAATGCATACAAAAAGGAGTTTCTATGCAGTTAAACTGCAGGCCAGACCGAGACATGCCCCGACAGCGCTCAGAACAGGCCATTCAGTACATTTGTTCTCGTGTTCGTCACAGGGAGAGAGAACTTCAAACACGTGATAACCTGAAGCTGGGAAGTAAGAACTCTGACCTCTGAGGTGCAGAGCGAAGCAGGAAGCTTGTTTGTGCCGAAcaagctattaaaaaaaaccctaaaacaACAGAAGCCATGAGGCCAGAGGTATTGTTCTGGAAAAGGCAACCTTAAATCAGCCCTCAGTAAAGCAGCCGACGCTCCAGAAGCTGCTGAGATCAGTGGAAACACACGAACGGCGAGTCAGCGGCGCTTGTGGAACGGCTCCAGTTGCTTATTGACAGAATCACTTATTTTGCATACATTTCTGTCTGGAACAAACAAGCGAGACGACTGTTCCTTTCCAGCGCTCGTCCGTTCAAGGACTCGCACGCGCATCCTCCACCGTGTACCTTGCTGGCCTGCGGCGTGTTGAGGACGTGCACCGTGCTCGGCTTGACGCCGTTGGCTTTGGTCCTCCTGAGTAGCGCGAATCTGCTTTTCCGTCTACCCCGATCTCCATTAGGCAGGGAGCCATTGTACCTGTCACAGACGGGGGGGTCAGAAAATCCGTTACATTTTGACTTGATTTTTATTGTGATGATCGCACGAATAAAAAAGAGGAAGTGTtaagaatataaataaacagGGGCTTTGCCATGAATTGCATCATTAGCTATGAACCCTTTTAACAAACGAAGCATTACCCTGGATAAAAGCTCATTACATAACGCAATCTGCTACTGCTTGTGGTCACAATGAGCTCATTCTGTGTCGAACCGAGTTGCTCCTTTGTTATGTTCCAGCAGGAGCAGGTTTTAAGTGCACTCTGGATTTAGAACTGACTGACTGACACTGGTTCTGTCCAGATAAAATTTATTCTATCGAAACCTGACATTAATttttattcgtactgtaatacatgctactgtgtgactgtacttgtacgctaacattctatctaataaatatattcatcatcatcatcattctccaAACCAGAAGCCACCAAGATCCCAAAGTCAAACCTTTTTGCATTACCGGAGGAGCAACTCGGGTTGTTTTCACCTTTCGCGTTACCTCAATCTGATTCTGAACTCTCAGTTTGCTGTGGGACACCTCGCACAGGTAGCGCCTTACGAACGAAGAAGCCCCTTCTGGCAGGACGGACCCTCTCCCCATCCACCAGCTGCTCCCTACAGCTGGGACACCCCATGCTCAACTTCTCCCCCGACACACAGACCTTCTGCCGGATGCTCACATGTAACCGCAGCGTGTTGAAAGGGGCGCTCAGCGAGACAGATATTCATCTGTTAAAAAAGCCACATCACGACCACGATGAGGAAAATGGACTCCACAAACCGATGCATAATCAGACATCTTTCCTCTTTCTCGCCATACAAAACGTGGCAACTGCGACAAGGTCCTCTCTTATTGCTCCTCCTGCACCCCCGTCCAACGTCCACCTGGCCAGGAACGGAAAACGCGTGGCACCAGTCAGCACAGTGCACAAAGCTGGCATGTAGGACAAGCCACCCACAGAGAGGCAACGGAGGCTAGTGCAGACACAACTCAGCAGTGTACCGAGTGGACGGAGGAGACGAAATAATAGCGACTATCTGTAACGGTCACTTATCGTCTTTCAATTGTTCATTGTTTATCTCTGGTGATGATTTCTGAACAGTAACAGTTTTAAATACATTCTCTGGTTTGACAGAATGGGATCGACAGCAAATCCTCCAAAACATGAGGAAATAAATAAGATACATCTTCTCCTATAAGATATAAACAGGGATTCCTGATTACAAACACCCCGACCCCGAAGAGAAGCATGGCCGCTGACGATCTGTCAATAATATTAAACTGCCGGTAATtaaatttttgttgttgttgttgttataacCTTCATTATTGTGACAGCGATGGCAGCCTTAAAGGGCAACAGAGGACGAGCAAAGAAGTCAGGCGCTGCTGCAAAGTAAGAGCACGGGCCATTCAGCGCCGCAGATGGACCCGTCTGAACCGAACACATCGCTGGTGCAGAGCTCAGATTGAAATCTCCTGAAAGGGTGAAtgagatttcaaaataaaaaggtagCGCATCTCGAGAATCAGCGACCTGCAGCGCTAAGTCAGTGCGGCAATAAGAGGATGGAGGCCATGCAAGTAAAGAGAGGCCACCGAGGGAACCAACTGCTGCTCGAGCTTTGTTTCCTGCTGCCCGCTATCCCGTCTGCCATCAGGatcgtcgttgttgtttttaaacttcTTTAAACCCGTCAAATCACAGAGAATCTCACACTCTACAACGAGCCGCGCGTGTGACAACATGAGCGTCTCCTTTCAAAAAAGCTCCAAACAAAAGCCTGAAGCAGTTCATAAGAGGTTTTAAAGACCTGTTGCAGTAACGGCTTCCGTGCCGCTCAAACTGTCGATCGCTGATGAAACACTTTCAACTGAACAAATCTTTAAACATGCacgtgcacgcgcgcacacacacacacacacacgttgctcTGAGGAGCAAAGAAGAAGTCACATCAGGTCTTCCTCCTCAGAAGGATGAAACAGAAGACGTTGCTCCAACACATTTGGGCTGGGTAGTATCTGAAATGTTGCAATACTTTGTTGTTTATTATAAAAGCACCCACACCCACATGATAATTGCTCTTGTTGATTTTTGTACATCGTGCAGATTGAGCTACAGATAGCTTTGAACATTGGAAGaagccacgggggggggggggggggggtccatcgccACTTCCGAATTCCTTAAACCCCATTTAACTTTAAGGTAGGAGGGCGCAGCTCCCTGTGAAGTTAGCTGAACCCCCCCAGGGCTTTTCCAGGccgtatatacacacacacttacatatacatatttgtgtgtgtatatatacacaaactGAGTGAGTGAAGAGaggttaaaaacacacaaagatatCAGATGCGTGTTTCCTTTTCGAAATCGACAGTCACGTCAGCAAGCTAGCTCCGCGAGCAGAACCCTCTTGTGAAACTTCCTGAAGAGAAATGCTCGGTTTCTCGCTGGCGGAGGAAGGAAGGGGGCCACCACGGAGTAAAACATAAACCGTACGTGTGCGCCGGCGAGGCCGAACTCACCCCAGGACCACCAGCTCCCCGTACTTCACCGGGTCTTTGGACGGAGCGCAGTGCTCCTCTGGGCTCGATGAAAACATGAGGCTCCTAGCGTCACGGTGAAATGTTAGCTTTACAGTTAGCGACACAGAAATCTACAAGAACTGCCTTTATAAATCACCAAGGACTCTCGTTTCAGGTAATATATCCAGCTGAGAAATGCGTCTATACCCGCATCGATCTAGTAAATTACCCGATCAACTAATCTGGTTATGAAACTTTCTTAGCTAAACAGGCCTGAGTGTAACTTACTGGACGGCCGaatccactctgaagcggataCAAAAACAGCGAGGATCAGAGCTGGAATGTACCATTCCCTTGTTCCCTTCTTTGAGTAGGGGGCCCCGATATCAAGATTAGAATAAATGTACACTTTTAATGCGAGACATCGCCGTATATAAGCATTATATGTTAttacaaatttaaaaaatagctaaataaatgaatatgtatttttttgatAATCAACATAATCTTGTGAAGTAATCTGCCCACTGTTTCCCCCCCTCGCGCGGACCGTGAACTGCGCCCTGTGTTatgtaaacaaagaggacaatcTGGGAATTCCTGAAGGAATCGTACTTTCCTCGATATGTTTGCAAAGTTTCCCGTTTCCCATATCTTGCGAAAAACGGGGGTTTTCACAGACCTTTCATCATAACATCTTTGTGTAATGCAGGTATCGTGAGATCCGCAGGCTGCTACTGAGAGGTGGAGCAGTGGAAATAGTGCGTCTGGTGCGTTTCCTGTGTGAGATAATATGCATCCAGAGAAAGGATGGTGATAATCAGATTATCTTGTTTTAATTGTCAGGCTCTGGGCACTCTCACGAACGTTGTTTGATTATGACTTGAttaaagaggttttttttttttactaatttgAATGATCATGCAGTGCAATGACATCATAATTTATCTGTAGGGTGACCAGATGTCCCGTACACTTAatttacacaaaatatatcatatatctggaaataataatcattgtttGGCATCTGTGAAGTGTCCCTCATTATCTTGCTTTGTCCCATATTGTCCGGTTATGATCTGGCCACTAACCCCACTGCTTCTTACCATATAAgtacacacagtggcatgtatcgaGTGGTGAACATCATCGCGTCTAACAACCCACATGTCCATTTGTTCTCACgctttttctgcttttgtcTGGTTGTTCTCATCAGCATTTTATTGCCTCCATCTGGTTTTCACAAGAATCTCCATGGCTGGATCTGCCCTTACTGCCCTCCACCCCCTTATTGCTTCTGCAATTATGGCCTTCTATTTGGTACTGGTGTTCAGTTTCAAAGTGCAGTAGCACTTAACCCAAAATCAGAAGGTAGTAAGGGGTCGCTGGGGTCAATGAAGATTGTTACTCTTGAGCCGTATCACAACCAAaatagtgtaaaaaaaagatcaaggtATTATTCAATATTTATGCAATACTACTAATTAATACATTGCATTTTTGGTTCCATTTCTAGCTATATATGTTTGTCAATTAAGTCTGTATTGGATCTGTAACTACAGGCCTCGGGGCTATAGCTTTAAAGCTCTGGGTAAAATGAATGTTTACTGCCCTTTTGTGTCACTGTCCCTTTCATCCACTGACTATTGTCTGTGTAAAAGggctgtctgtctttctgcctgtctgaATCATGctcccacatgcacacacagtagttggggggtggggggatcaAAGGCTCTCCAGTGCATACCACACTGATGGAGAGCAGATGCAGGGAGTTGACTGCTTTTCTGAAGTTGTACTGGTGCAGTGTGCACCAAATAAAGAATTTTGCACATAATTAGTCAATTATGATTATTTGTTCTATCAAAAAGCCAAGaaagaattaaaaacacactcaaTGAAAGAGTTCGGGTCTTGGGGCGTTCAAGTTCTTCAGCCAGATTTACAATTAAGATTCTTTAAGTGCTTTGATCAGGATTTTTCATAAACTGTGAGACAAGCAACACAACTCACAAGAACAAAAATCGTAGCATGACATGCCTTGCAAACAACTTGCTTACTGTATTCATAGGAAAAGGGTTCCTTGAAACCCATGAGTGAATACTGGACTGTATTCTTCTGTACAACAGCAGGCTTCACAGCATCtgagcaagcccccccccctttataaTCCGTACATGATATGCATGTTAAAGATAGTAGCGTTTGTTATTTCACGAGGTTGCCATGAAGCTAGAAGTCAGAACTAACAATCAGCTGACTACAGCATGACGGTGTGGTAGAATTTGTGAAATGTGCTGATCCCATGTTGCTGTGCCTGGCCTGACCCCTGCCAGCACAACAGCACTGTTGTTTTGAAGGCCTTTGACTTTGACTTGTAAAAGATCAAAGCAAGAACATTCTATGCAGCTACAATCTCAATGGGAATCATTTTGGACCACTTCCTACAAAAGCTGCCAAATCACGTTTCTATTCATGTGAATGTGCACATTAATATCTCACAGCTAAGGCTGCAGAATTAAGTCCCTACAGGATGAAAAATAAGTG is part of the Brachionichthys hirsutus isolate HB-005 chromosome 18, CSIRO-AGI_Bhir_v1, whole genome shotgun sequence genome and harbors:
- the peli2 gene encoding E3 ubiquitin-protein ligase pellino homolog 2, translated to MFSSSPEEHCAPSKDPVKYGELVVLGYNGSLPNGDRGRRKSRFALLRRTKANGVKPSTVHVLNTPQASKAVNCKGQHSISYTLSRNQTVVVEYSHDKDTDMFQIGRSTESPIDFVVTDTIAGGQEGADAPITQSTISRFACRVVCERNPPFTARIYAAGFDSSKNIFLGEKAAKWKNPDGHMDGLTTNGVLVMHPKGGFTEESKPGVWREISVCGDVYTLRETRSAQTSGKLVENESNTLQDGSLVDLCGATLLWRTAEGLFHTPTQKHLEALRQEINAARPQCPVGLNTLAFPSMQRSRAFSSLEEKQPWVYLACGHVHGYHNWGHRSEQEPNAQRECPMCRVVGPYVPLWLGCEAAFYVDTGAPTHAFVPCGHVCSEKSVRYWAEIPLPHGTHAFHAACPFCASQLGLTQGWSKLIFQGPVD